A stretch of the Sphingobacterium thalpophilum genome encodes the following:
- a CDS encoding C40 family peptidase translates to MRNTLKFAILACASLIGASHGHAQQVDSTTYFKIKELQENVKREFAPDRRTKIVAIQHADIPQNQYILETTEKDAQFVLEQKAKDIPAHIQVKLLPDASVEGKTAGVIRLSVANMRTFPDNAAELTSQVLLGTQVDLLQKKGGEYRVRTPDGYIAWVPSSSIAAMDETEIASWRQAEKVIYTTEFGRSYSEPNEKSQRVSDLVYGDILKLTGQKGNFYAVAYPDGRKGYIRKSESLTLKSWLDSRNPTAENIIASAKSMLGLPYLWGGTSVKGVDCSGFTKTSFFMNGFVIPRDASQQVLAGQQIDILDSEGHFDPEKALKNLKPADLLFFAAGKNSNPNARVTHVALYIGNGTFIHAAGLVRINSMLKDAPDYDDFQTRTVVAARRYLGVQDSAIQKIAESNYYTKK, encoded by the coding sequence ATGAGAAACACACTAAAATTCGCGATTTTAGCATGTGCAAGCCTTATTGGCGCGAGTCATGGCCATGCACAGCAAGTAGATTCGACGACTTATTTCAAAATCAAAGAGCTGCAAGAAAACGTAAAACGTGAATTTGCCCCCGACCGCCGAACAAAAATTGTCGCTATTCAACACGCAGATATTCCGCAGAATCAGTATATCTTGGAGACCACAGAAAAGGATGCCCAATTTGTCCTTGAGCAGAAAGCGAAAGACATACCGGCTCATATCCAGGTCAAATTGTTACCAGATGCCAGTGTAGAGGGCAAAACCGCAGGTGTTATCCGGCTTTCGGTGGCCAATATGCGCACTTTTCCGGACAATGCCGCCGAGCTGACCAGTCAGGTCCTACTCGGTACCCAGGTGGATCTCTTACAGAAAAAAGGTGGCGAGTACCGTGTTCGTACACCGGACGGCTACATTGCTTGGGTGCCAAGTTCATCGATCGCTGCCATGGACGAAACAGAAATCGCAAGCTGGAGACAGGCAGAGAAAGTAATCTACACAACAGAGTTTGGCCGGTCATACTCCGAACCCAATGAAAAGAGTCAGCGAGTATCTGACCTGGTATATGGCGATATATTAAAGCTTACTGGACAAAAAGGCAATTTTTATGCGGTTGCTTACCCTGACGGCCGCAAAGGATATATCCGGAAATCAGAAAGCCTGACCTTAAAGAGCTGGCTGGATTCCCGTAATCCGACGGCGGAGAATATCATTGCCAGTGCCAAGTCCATGCTTGGCCTACCCTATCTGTGGGGTGGCACCTCAGTCAAAGGCGTCGATTGTAGCGGGTTTACCAAAACCAGCTTCTTTATGAACGGTTTTGTGATTCCCCGGGATGCCTCACAGCAGGTCCTGGCAGGCCAGCAGATCGATATTCTCGATAGTGAAGGGCATTTCGACCCGGAAAAAGCACTTAAAAACCTTAAACCAGCAGACTTACTTTTCTTTGCAGCAGGTAAAAACAGTAATCCCAATGCGCGTGTGACTCACGTTGCGTTGTATATTGGCAACGGTACCTTCATCCACGCAGCCGGATTGGTCCGCATCAACAGCATGTTAAAAGACGCTCCGGACTATGATGACTTCCA
- a CDS encoding N(4)-(beta-N-acetylglucosaminyl)-L-asparaginase, translating to MNSRRNFIKQGLFAATAMGALQAFDAKGITVATERKVKNYPIVISTWDFGIAANKAAWEVLSKGGKALDAVEQGVRVPEADLKNMTVGKGGYPDRDGHVTLDACIMDADGNCGAVAGLENIGHPISVARLVMEKTPHVMLVGDGALQFALENGFEEENLLTPEGEKAWKEWLKEKKYKPVVNIENKSFAAERLPGNQYNHDTIGMLALDANGNIAGACTTSGMAFKMHGRVGDSPIIGAGLYVDNEVGGATSTGVGEEVIRNVGSFLVVELMRQGYSPEDACKEAVMRIVKKKPAIAKEIQVGFLAINKKGEYGAYALQQGFSYAVCDGKQQDLLIKGKHYYK from the coding sequence ATGAATTCGAGACGTAATTTTATAAAGCAGGGGCTTTTCGCTGCCACGGCTATGGGCGCCCTGCAGGCGTTTGATGCAAAGGGGATAACAGTCGCTACGGAACGTAAGGTGAAAAATTATCCGATCGTTATATCCACCTGGGACTTTGGGATAGCTGCCAACAAAGCTGCCTGGGAAGTACTGTCAAAAGGAGGGAAAGCGCTTGATGCGGTCGAGCAGGGCGTCCGTGTACCCGAAGCCGACTTAAAGAATATGACCGTTGGCAAAGGCGGTTATCCGGATCGGGATGGACATGTGACTTTGGATGCATGCATTATGGACGCGGATGGTAATTGTGGTGCTGTGGCAGGCCTGGAGAACATCGGGCACCCGATATCGGTTGCCCGGCTGGTGATGGAAAAAACGCCACATGTGATGCTGGTAGGCGACGGAGCTTTGCAGTTTGCCCTGGAAAACGGTTTTGAAGAAGAGAATCTTTTGACCCCTGAAGGAGAAAAAGCCTGGAAGGAGTGGCTGAAAGAAAAAAAATACAAACCAGTCGTCAATATTGAGAACAAGTCATTCGCTGCTGAACGGCTGCCGGGCAACCAATATAACCACGACACCATCGGTATGCTAGCCCTGGATGCTAATGGAAATATCGCCGGAGCTTGTACAACCAGTGGTATGGCATTTAAAATGCATGGCCGGGTAGGCGATAGTCCGATTATTGGTGCAGGGCTCTATGTGGATAATGAAGTTGGGGGAGCGACATCTACCGGCGTGGGGGAGGAGGTCATTCGCAATGTGGGCAGTTTTCTGGTGGTGGAGTTGATGCGTCAGGGCTACTCGCCTGAAGATGCCTGTAAAGAAGCCGTCATGCGTATCGTCAAGAAGAAACCCGCCATAGCCAAAGAAATACAGGTAGGGTTTCTGGCGATCAATAAAAAAGGGGAATATGGTGCCTATGCCTTGCAACAGGGATTCTCTTATGCCGTATGCGATGGTAAACAGCAGGACTTGTTGATTAAAGGCAAACATTATTATAAATAA
- the msrA gene encoding peptide-methionine (S)-S-oxide reductase MsrA encodes MKATFGGGCFWCTEVIFQHTEGVTSVLPGYMGGHVDNPTYEQVCTGTTDHVEVVELEYDEDLVNYEDLLKIFFRTHNPTTLNRQGNDVGTQYRSVVFYHDEEQKILAKNFIDELENEGIYDDPIVTAVEPASTFWLAEDYHHNYFNDHPENPFCSVVIAPKLQKFLKEFKS; translated from the coding sequence ATGAAAGCAACATTTGGAGGCGGATGTTTCTGGTGTACTGAAGTGATTTTCCAGCATACCGAAGGAGTCACATCGGTATTGCCGGGATATATGGGGGGACATGTGGACAACCCTACTTACGAGCAGGTATGCACTGGTACTACAGACCATGTTGAAGTTGTTGAACTCGAATACGATGAAGACCTGGTAAACTACGAGGATCTGCTGAAAATTTTTTTCAGGACACATAATCCTACGACGTTAAACCGTCAGGGCAACGACGTAGGGACGCAGTACCGTTCGGTGGTATTCTATCATGACGAAGAACAGAAAATACTGGCCAAAAATTTCATTGACGAGCTAGAGAACGAGGGAATATACGATGATCCTATTGTGACAGCAGTGGAGCCGGCATCTACCTTCTGGCTGGCTGAAGACTATCACCATAATTATTTCAATGATCACCCCGAAAATCCGTTCTGTTCGGTGGTCATTGCACCGAAACTTCAGAAATTTCTCAAAGAATTTAAATCATAA
- a CDS encoding DNA gyrase/topoisomerase IV subunit A — MSDETNFPTEDNPEELGSERTESGSQTIPLSGLYENWFLDYASYVILDRAVPHINDGFKPVQRRILHSLKEMDDGRYNKAANVIGNTMKYHPHGDASIGDAMVQLGQKDLLIDCQGNWGDPITGDSAAAPRYIEGRLSKFANEVVFNPETTEWQLSYDGRNREPVTLPVKFPLLLAQGAEGIAVGLATKIMPHNFIELIDGSIQVLNGERPNIFPDFPTGGMADVSNYNEGQRGGKIRVRAKIEERDKKTLAITEIPFGTTTGGLIESVVTANDKGKIKIKKIEDNTAENVEIIVHLAPGISPDVTIDALYAFTACEVSISPNTCVIKGEKPQFMSVNDILIENTKNTKNLLKQELEIRLNDLQEKIFFSSLLKIFIQEGMYKHADYENAGDFDTVVEVLNRLFEPFFDQFYREIRPEDYKKLIDKPMSSITRFDVKKADEMMKALENEIKEVKRNLRQLTEYAIAWFEKLREKYGKDRERRTELRIFDKVEATQVALANTKLYVNKEEGFIGSGMKKDLFVCDCSDIDDIIVFREDGKYVVTKIQDKVFVGKGIIHVAVFKKGDERTIYNAIYKEGATGTSYIKRFAVVGVTRDKEYDVSKGSKGSKILYFTANPNGEAEVVNVQLKPHTKLRKLNFDMDFAEIAIKGRASQGNIVSKYPIKKIVFKSAGVSTLAGRKIWYDTVMKRLNADERGQYLGEFDGDDKILIVMSDGSYELSNFDLSNHFDEKMIRIEKYYPEHVYTAVHQDGKSGTYYVKRFKFDEQPIGKRVSFINEEPGSKLILLSNAAEPVVKLDILKGKSQTEETLEQPLTEIIDIKGIKAQGNRLSFHTVKTVSLLTPDEDLSEKDKKKTATETEGDSPAKTTTAAEDAQTEDKKEDEIKLEITNPDDIQIDDNGQMEMF; from the coding sequence ATGAGTGACGAAACAAACTTCCCAACGGAAGACAATCCGGAAGAATTAGGATCAGAAAGAACAGAAAGCGGCAGCCAGACGATACCCTTGTCAGGCCTTTACGAAAACTGGTTTTTAGATTATGCGTCCTATGTCATCCTGGACAGAGCAGTACCCCATATAAATGACGGCTTTAAGCCTGTACAGCGCCGTATACTCCATTCTTTAAAGGAAATGGATGACGGAAGATATAATAAAGCAGCCAATGTGATCGGTAATACCATGAAATATCATCCGCATGGTGACGCCTCTATTGGTGATGCGATGGTGCAGCTGGGCCAGAAAGACCTGCTGATCGACTGCCAGGGTAACTGGGGTGATCCCATTACCGGAGATTCGGCGGCGGCTCCACGGTATATCGAGGGCCGGCTTTCCAAATTTGCCAACGAGGTCGTCTTCAATCCTGAAACCACTGAATGGCAGCTAAGCTACGATGGCCGTAACCGCGAACCGGTTACATTACCTGTAAAGTTTCCGCTGCTGTTGGCACAGGGGGCTGAGGGTATCGCAGTGGGATTGGCGACCAAGATCATGCCACACAACTTTATTGAGCTTATCGATGGATCGATTCAGGTCTTGAACGGCGAACGGCCTAACATTTTCCCTGATTTTCCAACCGGGGGTATGGCAGACGTTTCCAACTATAACGAAGGACAGCGTGGCGGCAAAATCCGCGTCCGTGCGAAAATCGAAGAACGCGACAAAAAGACACTGGCGATCACCGAAATTCCTTTCGGCACCACGACGGGCGGCCTGATCGAAAGTGTGGTGACGGCAAATGACAAAGGAAAAATTAAGATCAAGAAGATTGAGGATAATACGGCAGAGAATGTGGAGATCATTGTACATCTAGCTCCGGGAATATCGCCTGATGTCACTATTGATGCACTCTATGCATTTACCGCCTGTGAGGTTTCGATCTCACCGAATACCTGTGTGATCAAGGGAGAAAAGCCTCAATTTATGAGTGTCAATGACATCTTGATCGAGAACACCAAAAACACCAAAAATCTGCTGAAACAGGAGCTGGAGATTCGCCTCAACGATCTTCAGGAAAAGATCTTCTTCAGCAGTTTGTTAAAGATATTCATCCAGGAAGGCATGTACAAACATGCGGACTACGAAAATGCGGGTGACTTCGATACTGTCGTCGAAGTGCTGAACCGCCTGTTCGAACCCTTCTTCGATCAATTCTACCGCGAAATCCGCCCTGAGGACTACAAAAAATTGATCGACAAACCGATGAGCAGCATTACCCGTTTCGATGTTAAAAAAGCAGACGAAATGATGAAAGCGCTCGAAAACGAAATCAAGGAAGTCAAACGCAATCTGCGTCAGCTCACGGAATATGCTATTGCCTGGTTTGAAAAACTGCGTGAAAAATATGGCAAGGACCGTGAACGTAGGACAGAATTGCGCATATTCGATAAAGTAGAAGCCACTCAGGTTGCGCTGGCCAATACCAAGCTCTATGTCAACAAAGAAGAAGGATTTATCGGCTCGGGTATGAAAAAAGACCTGTTTGTCTGCGATTGTTCGGACATTGATGACATCATTGTATTCCGTGAGGATGGTAAATACGTGGTCACCAAGATCCAGGACAAGGTATTTGTCGGTAAAGGCATCATTCATGTAGCTGTCTTCAAAAAAGGAGACGAGCGCACCATCTATAATGCAATTTACAAGGAGGGTGCAACAGGCACCAGCTACATCAAACGCTTTGCAGTCGTGGGGGTCACAAGAGACAAAGAATACGATGTGTCCAAAGGCTCTAAGGGATCCAAAATATTGTATTTTACCGCAAATCCAAACGGTGAAGCAGAAGTCGTCAATGTGCAGCTCAAGCCACATACCAAATTGCGAAAGCTGAACTTCGACATGGATTTTGCCGAAATCGCCATCAAAGGACGTGCTTCACAAGGAAATATCGTGTCTAAATATCCGATCAAGAAAATCGTGTTCAAAAGCGCCGGTGTATCGACGCTTGCAGGCCGCAAGATCTGGTACGATACGGTTATGAAACGGCTGAATGCAGATGAACGGGGACAATACCTGGGTGAATTTGACGGTGATGATAAAATCCTGATCGTGATGTCTGACGGTAGCTATGAATTGTCAAACTTCGATCTGAGCAATCACTTCGATGAAAAGATGATCCGGATCGAAAAATATTATCCTGAACATGTGTACACCGCCGTGCATCAGGACGGTAAAAGCGGAACCTATTATGTCAAACGCTTTAAATTTGACGAACAGCCAATCGGCAAAAGGGTTTCTTTTATCAATGAAGAGCCCGGCTCCAAACTGATCCTGTTGAGCAATGCTGCCGAGCCCGTCGTCAAATTGGATATCCTAAAAGGCAAATCTCAGACGGAAGAGACCCTGGAACAGCCATTAACAGAAATTATTGATATCAAAGGTATAAAGGCACAAGGCAACCGTCTCTCCTTCCATACCGTAAAAACGGTTTCACTGCTTACGCCTGATGAGGATCTCAGTGAAAAAGATAAAAAGAAAACGGCTACCGAAACGGAAGGAGACAGCCCTGCGAAGACCACTACTGCAGCTGAAGATGCGCAGACAGAGGACAAAAAAGAGGATGAAATCAAATTGGAAATCACCAATCCGGACGATATACAGATTGATGATAATGGACAAATGGAAATGTTTTAA
- a CDS encoding TonB-dependent receptor domain-containing protein codes for MKSLKGYLLCAVAIMVSEWAAAQQYNVKGRVYDLLTQVPLQGVSIKISPQETVTSDHLGYFQFSTDRTAGTLSIAMLGYKQQTVRYDAGGKELHIQLETDEVHLNEVRVGAFLSNKSIKETAGAIAVITDNQIRQGSGVSLQGALNSIPGVRMDQSTLSEARISIRGNGVRAQYGIRNVKIYVNDIPVTEADGTSRIEALDVNDLGKAEVIKGPASSIYGGGTGGVINFQLMRSPYQEQSLEVSAIAGSYGLRRLATAYRSGGDKMNSYVSYGWQQYKGYRDHSEDKRRFFTGNFQLFPSPKRTVTVLLNRTSQDSQIPGSLTQAQVDDNPKQANASNLDKQAARYQNWTRIGLGQQYLFNDRFSNSTSIFTYFYDLDHPLPYAYLRNYYQSYGGRTRFTYDAGIKLFPTTFTVGAEFNRALTKGVQYVNEHGTEGAISGNSDYKNGLYSLFYQSTTAIGKKTALTLGVSYTGISYKVKDYLISTRSGTKRFNPQASPRIALSHNFGHALSLHGSISAGFSPPSSSEIQNEDRSINTRIQAEKGTNYELNAKGSFFDSRLSYELDLFKMNMKGELIAQSIQQGITVYNNSGRTDHKGAELSIAYLPVRASDGHMVTLLRPYVALTYSDFKFVDYKILGPQNEVTAVYDGNDLTGIAPWVANAGLQMETRLGIYFFGSYYFNDRLPVNDANTVFNAAYQLLNAKIGWKKEFAKHFVVNVYGGMDNITNRNYSSLISLNASGWNGGPAPYFNPSPRRNGYGGFNLKYSF; via the coding sequence ATGAAATCACTAAAAGGCTATTTACTATGTGCCGTCGCCATTATGGTCAGCGAATGGGCGGCCGCGCAGCAATATAACGTTAAAGGACGGGTCTACGATCTGCTGACACAAGTTCCATTGCAGGGGGTATCGATCAAAATTTCGCCGCAGGAAACGGTAACCTCTGACCATCTGGGGTATTTTCAGTTCAGCACAGATCGTACAGCAGGCACCTTGAGTATCGCCATGTTGGGCTATAAACAACAAACCGTGCGGTATGACGCGGGCGGCAAGGAACTTCATATTCAGCTCGAAACGGATGAGGTGCATCTGAATGAAGTCCGCGTTGGAGCTTTCCTGAGCAATAAATCCATAAAAGAAACCGCAGGAGCGATTGCCGTAATTACCGACAATCAGATCCGCCAGGGGAGCGGAGTATCACTGCAGGGCGCGTTAAACAGTATCCCCGGCGTCCGGATGGATCAGAGTACACTGTCAGAAGCCCGTATTTCCATTCGTGGAAATGGGGTGAGGGCCCAGTACGGAATCCGTAATGTCAAAATATATGTCAACGACATACCTGTCACGGAGGCAGACGGGACTTCGCGCATCGAAGCACTTGATGTAAATGACCTGGGCAAAGCAGAAGTTATCAAAGGCCCAGCCTCCAGTATATATGGCGGCGGCACTGGGGGCGTGATTAATTTTCAGTTGATGCGTTCTCCTTATCAGGAGCAGAGTCTGGAGGTTTCGGCCATAGCGGGGTCTTATGGGCTCAGGCGCTTGGCGACAGCCTATCGTTCGGGAGGAGATAAAATGAACAGCTATGTTTCTTATGGCTGGCAACAATATAAAGGCTACCGGGATCATAGCGAAGACAAACGACGTTTCTTTACGGGTAACTTCCAGCTTTTCCCGTCTCCGAAACGTACAGTCACTGTTTTGCTCAATAGAACTTCCCAGGACTCACAGATACCGGGGTCACTTACACAGGCACAAGTGGACGACAACCCGAAGCAGGCAAATGCCAGTAACCTGGATAAGCAAGCCGCACGTTACCAAAATTGGACCCGCATAGGTCTGGGGCAACAGTATCTCTTCAATGACCGTTTTTCAAATTCCACCAGTATTTTCACCTATTTCTACGATCTGGATCATCCATTGCCATACGCTTATTTAAGAAATTACTATCAGAGTTATGGCGGTAGAACCAGGTTTACCTATGATGCTGGAATAAAGCTTTTTCCCACAACGTTTACCGTGGGGGCCGAGTTCAACCGAGCACTTACCAAAGGGGTTCAGTATGTAAACGAACATGGTACCGAAGGGGCAATCAGCGGGAATAGCGATTATAAGAATGGCTTATATTCTTTGTTCTATCAATCGACTACCGCCATCGGTAAAAAGACTGCATTGACCCTGGGGGTAAGTTATACTGGTATCAGCTACAAGGTGAAGGATTACCTGATCTCCACACGAAGTGGTACCAAGCGTTTTAATCCGCAGGCCTCACCAAGAATAGCTTTAAGTCACAACTTTGGCCATGCGCTCTCCCTGCATGGAAGTATTAGTGCAGGGTTTTCTCCACCTTCGAGCTCCGAGATACAAAATGAAGACCGGTCCATCAATACACGGATACAGGCCGAAAAGGGCACCAACTACGAACTGAATGCGAAAGGCAGTTTCTTTGACTCGCGGCTGTCGTATGAACTTGACCTCTTTAAGATGAACATGAAGGGTGAACTTATCGCACAGTCCATCCAGCAGGGAATCACGGTTTATAATAATTCTGGCCGGACAGACCACAAAGGAGCCGAACTGTCGATCGCTTACTTGCCGGTCAGAGCAAGCGATGGACATATGGTGACGCTGTTGCGTCCCTATGTCGCATTGACTTATTCGGACTTTAAATTCGTGGATTATAAGATACTCGGACCTCAAAATGAGGTAACCGCCGTGTACGATGGGAACGATCTTACAGGCATAGCGCCATGGGTAGCAAACGCAGGCCTACAGATGGAAACCAGATTGGGGATTTACTTTTTTGGAAGTTATTACTTTAACGACAGGCTGCCTGTTAACGACGCCAATACGGTATTCAACGCTGCTTATCAGCTGCTCAACGCGAAAATCGGATGGAAAAAAGAATTTGCGAAGCATTTTGTAGTCAACGTGTATGGCGGGATGGACAATATCACCAATAGAAACTATAGTTCGCTGATTTCTCTGAATGCAAGCGGCTGGAATGGTGGACCGGCACCCTACTTTAACCCTTCGCCGCGAAGGAATGGATACGGAGGATTCAATTTAAAATACAGTTTTTAG